The Nitrospira sp. KM1 genome includes a window with the following:
- the traT gene encoding complement resistance protein TraT, with amino-acid sequence MRAAAFSFAILLLSGCASNIKDTDILASNSIILPPTSGKTIFLQNRNSSDNQAVSLNDLSSRLTAKGYQLSQDPNTAAYVMLTNIVYCNQTKLEVPVEDIVASGYGSGVGSSVMGGLHSLTSMASMAGPQGAILGGAASMGLSAAEGIGSAVGNMFSGPSRPGANENINYACVVDVQITERVKTGGQPSHPQPGTPSPPGVYQTRLAASVHQKKLDEEEATPLVQQRLSASVAGHF; translated from the coding sequence ATGCGAGCCGCCGCCTTCAGCTTCGCAATTCTGCTTCTATCCGGTTGCGCATCGAATATCAAGGACACGGATATCCTGGCCAGTAACAGCATCATTTTGCCTCCCACTTCCGGCAAGACCATTTTCCTACAGAACCGGAACTCCTCGGACAATCAAGCCGTCTCACTGAACGATCTGAGCTCCCGGCTGACTGCCAAGGGATACCAGCTGTCGCAAGATCCTAATACTGCGGCCTACGTCATGTTGACGAACATTGTGTATTGCAATCAGACAAAGCTGGAAGTCCCGGTGGAAGACATCGTTGCGAGTGGTTACGGGTCCGGGGTTGGCTCATCGGTCATGGGAGGCCTTCACAGCCTGACGAGCATGGCCAGCATGGCCGGACCGCAGGGAGCGATCTTGGGAGGGGCGGCATCCATGGGCTTGAGCGCCGCCGAGGGCATTGGCAGCGCCGTCGGCAACATGTTCAGCGGACCGTCACGCCCGGGCGCGAATGAAAATATCAACTATGCCTGTGTTGTCGACGTGCAAATTACCGAACGGGTCAAGACGGGAGGCCAGCCATCCCATCCTCAACCAGGCACGCCTTCTCCGCCAGGGGTCTACCAGACGCGGCTCGCCGCCAGTGTCCATCAGAAAAAACTGGACGAAGAGGAGGCCACGCCGCTGGTTCAACAACGATTGAGCGCATCTGTTGCGGGACATTTTTAG
- the lexA gene encoding transcriptional repressor LexA — MKPADLKRMRERMGLTQQQLAEALHTTRVSVARYEAGMRRIPGMVKVAIEQLGRSTEIPMAGIVAAGLPIEPIQQSELVDVPISMLRGKDIFALRVKGESMKDEGILPGDVVIVRKQETAQNGQTVVAMVNQEATIKTYYKKATHIELQPANEAMQPLIVQPSDIFHIEGVLIGVIRHCAD, encoded by the coding sequence ATGAAGCCAGCTGATCTCAAACGAATGCGGGAACGAATGGGGCTGACACAGCAGCAATTGGCTGAGGCGCTGCATACGACCCGAGTCTCCGTTGCACGCTACGAAGCGGGCATGCGACGTATCCCGGGCATGGTGAAAGTCGCCATTGAGCAGCTTGGTCGCTCAACAGAGATTCCAATGGCTGGAATCGTGGCGGCGGGGCTGCCGATCGAACCCATTCAGCAATCCGAACTGGTCGACGTGCCGATCAGCATGCTCCGGGGCAAAGATATATTCGCCTTACGCGTCAAGGGAGAATCGATGAAAGATGAGGGGATTCTTCCGGGGGATGTGGTGATCGTTAGAAAACAGGAAACGGCGCAGAATGGCCAGACGGTGGTTGCGATGGTCAATCAGGAGGCGACCATTAAAACATATTATAAAAAAGCGACTCATATCGAATTGCAACCGGCCAATGAGGCCATGCAACCGCTCATCGTCCAACCATCGGACATATTTCATATCGAAGGGGTGCTCATCGGTGTCATTCGACATTGTGCAGATTGA
- a CDS encoding fibronectin type III domain-containing protein has translation MRRQPCGHQLLSEGRQDKWKRIGLCLLALAGAQSFLDSKVEAQNLSPSGITFTSTAGGGAPSAQTITLNPVPTERTRNWTVSKNSSWLRVTPTSGEIRNDTDTLSASVTTSGMSAGQYTDTILITLVDPNGVVRTTSTSVTLNLTGGSSSSTNPSMALSPSSLSFSGTAGGSVPATKSVNITNPGGSASTLNWSTSSSAPWLLVSPSSGSTRTETDTLTITANTSGMGAGTYSGMLTISGNGSNAPQQVAVNLTLSSQSGGGGSQTSGLKISPGSLNVSQPVGSITNWTVNVTNSGTGALNWNVTDPVDWLLKSTGSGSTPGTVEITLDNYLLPTGTYQSTVTFSPSGGSPVVMPVTMTVTPEGTAVSGGGGSSSGGGSGGSSGGSGGGSTSPILTVSPASISTNAQVGSSGPLTSYLNISNTGGGGNLSWSVTDPVDWVIKSVDSGTTPGSVSVSLYPNGLPAGTYTTNVTVTASGVSGSPKVIPVTMTVGSGSTASASLSWNANSESDLAGYKVYYGTSSGNYTSSINVGKVTNYTVTGLATGRTYYFALTAYDTTGNESAKSSERSVSR, from the coding sequence ATGAGACGCCAACCATGTGGCCACCAACTGCTCAGCGAGGGTCGGCAGGATAAATGGAAACGGATTGGGTTGTGTCTGCTTGCTCTTGCCGGCGCACAATCTTTCCTGGACTCAAAGGTCGAGGCTCAAAATCTATCTCCCTCGGGCATTACATTCACCTCGACGGCGGGTGGCGGCGCCCCCTCGGCGCAAACGATCACTCTCAATCCAGTCCCCACTGAGCGCACGAGAAATTGGACGGTGTCGAAGAACTCCAGTTGGCTGCGTGTCACACCGACATCCGGAGAAATCAGGAACGATACAGATACGCTTTCGGCCAGCGTCACCACGAGCGGGATGAGCGCCGGTCAATATACTGACACGATTCTGATCACTCTCGTCGATCCCAATGGTGTTGTGAGAACAACAAGCACATCGGTAACCTTGAATCTAACCGGTGGATCTTCATCCTCCACCAATCCATCCATGGCATTGTCCCCGTCGTCCCTGAGTTTTTCCGGAACAGCCGGCGGCAGCGTGCCCGCGACCAAATCCGTAAACATCACCAATCCGGGAGGGAGTGCCAGTACACTTAACTGGTCGACTTCGTCGAGCGCCCCTTGGTTGCTGGTGAGCCCCAGTTCAGGTTCTACGAGAACGGAGACCGACACTCTGACTATCACGGCGAATACGTCAGGTATGGGTGCGGGAACCTATTCCGGCATGTTGACCATTTCGGGCAATGGTTCGAACGCCCCTCAACAGGTTGCCGTAAATTTGACGTTGAGCAGTCAGAGCGGCGGCGGTGGCAGCCAAACTTCAGGACTAAAGATCTCTCCAGGAAGTTTAAATGTTTCTCAGCCCGTTGGGTCTATCACGAATTGGACGGTCAACGTGACCAATAGCGGCACCGGCGCCTTAAATTGGAACGTGACTGATCCAGTGGATTGGCTCTTGAAGAGCACCGGATCGGGAAGTACGCCCGGAACCGTCGAGATCACCTTGGATAACTATTTATTGCCGACAGGGACGTACCAGAGTACCGTGACATTCTCGCCGTCGGGTGGAAGTCCAGTTGTGATGCCGGTGACGATGACCGTGACGCCCGAGGGAACAGCGGTGTCTGGAGGGGGCGGTTCCAGCAGCGGCGGTGGCTCGGGAGGGAGCAGCGGTGGCTCAGGAGGGGGAAGCACATCTCCTATCCTGACCGTGAGTCCGGCGAGCATTTCCACCAATGCCCAAGTCGGCAGCAGTGGGCCATTGACCTCCTATCTCAATATTTCAAATACCGGAGGAGGGGGCAATCTCTCATGGTCCGTCACCGACCCCGTGGACTGGGTCATCAAGAGCGTCGATAGCGGGACCACACCGGGATCGGTGTCTGTGAGTCTCTATCCGAACGGATTGCCGGCTGGAACGTATACGACCAACGTGACGGTAACAGCGTCCGGGGTGAGCGGATCGCCGAAAGTCATTCCGGTGACGATGACCGTCGGCTCGGGGAGCACGGCATCGGCGAGTCTGAGTTGGAACGCGAATTCGGAATCCGACCTCGCCGGATACAAAGTCTATTATGGAACATCATCAGGGAACTATACGTCATCCATCAATGTGGGCAAAGTGACAAATTACACCGTCACCGGCCTTGCCACGGGAAGGACGTACTATTTTGCACTGACCGCCTATGACACGACTGGAAACGAGAGCGCCAAGTCGTCAGAGCGGAGCGTGTCGAGATAA
- a CDS encoding transporter, whose amino-acid sequence MNYRTVGVILLCLGMFPSTSMALDHDNLDPNRPIAIEDAYVIPKGEIGVEGGVTFDDRKRGKGRFGFQPQIIYGAFENTQIEIMSGIQTEPQGVTGDDKSGDLSIGALYNFNTETINIPAFAARIEIGLPTGVNSKGVDTEMTGVMTRSFGRWRTHVNAGYTILGSPQQNERPGIYRVVAAVSYPLGYPLSFRDTIIANVFTRQSDLRGQRNPTGIGLGIRHQVSSRVVFDTGIGSELWGPSDRSVFFSTVGLSVGF is encoded by the coding sequence GTGAATTATCGGACAGTCGGCGTCATATTATTGTGCTTAGGAATGTTTCCTTCGACTTCCATGGCCTTGGACCATGACAACCTCGATCCTAACCGCCCGATTGCCATTGAGGACGCGTATGTCATTCCCAAAGGAGAAATCGGGGTAGAAGGCGGGGTGACATTCGATGACCGTAAGCGGGGCAAAGGGCGGTTTGGTTTCCAACCGCAGATTATCTATGGAGCCTTTGAGAATACGCAGATTGAAATCATGTCCGGTATCCAAACGGAGCCGCAGGGAGTCACGGGCGACGACAAATCGGGAGACCTCAGTATCGGCGCGCTCTATAACTTCAATACCGAGACCATAAATATTCCGGCTTTTGCGGCCAGAATTGAAATCGGGCTGCCTACCGGCGTCAACTCAAAGGGAGTGGATACCGAAATGACCGGCGTGATGACCCGTTCATTCGGCCGGTGGCGAACACACGTGAATGCCGGATACACGATATTGGGCTCGCCACAACAGAACGAACGGCCGGGCATTTACCGTGTTGTCGCCGCAGTGAGTTATCCTCTGGGTTATCCCTTGAGCTTTCGAGACACGATCATTGCCAACGTATTTACGAGGCAATCGGATCTCAGAGGCCAAAGAAATCCGACAGGCATCGGGCTTGGAATTCGGCACCAGGTCAGCTCTCGAGTGGTATTCGATACTGGAATAGGCAGTGAGCTGTGGGGGCCATCGGACCGTTCGGTGTTCTTTAGTACGGTGGGGCTCTCAGTCGGCTTCTAG
- a CDS encoding DUF4396 domain-containing protein produces MMTQVESHVNVSETKAQCCTEQETAVQGGHHGEHNEPKQHVIQAPHRRSSLNRTALMATIHCLTGCTIGEVIGMALGTALGWGTRPTIGLAVALAFVFGYAMTLWPLRQAGLAWGSALNLAFASDTLSMTTMELVDNAIMLVIPGAMNAGLVAPLFWGSLAISMLLAGVAAFPVNRWLIEQGKGHALVHSHHGC; encoded by the coding sequence ATGATGACGCAAGTAGAGTCGCACGTGAACGTGTCAGAAACCAAGGCTCAATGCTGCACGGAACAGGAAACGGCAGTGCAAGGCGGACATCATGGCGAGCACAATGAGCCCAAGCAGCATGTCATCCAAGCACCGCATCGCCGTTCGTCTCTGAACCGCACCGCATTGATGGCAACCATCCATTGCTTGACTGGCTGCACGATCGGCGAGGTTATCGGCATGGCCCTGGGCACTGCTTTGGGCTGGGGAACCCGGCCGACGATCGGCTTGGCGGTCGCTCTTGCATTCGTCTTTGGGTATGCCATGACACTCTGGCCCTTGCGCCAGGCTGGACTGGCATGGGGCTCAGCCCTGAACTTGGCGTTTGCCTCCGACACGCTCTCAATGACAACGATGGAGCTGGTCGATAATGCGATCATGCTGGTGATCCCCGGTGCAATGAACGCGGGTCTCGTCGCGCCATTATTCTGGGGCAGTCTGGCTATCTCGATGCTCCTGGCAGGTGTTGCGGCGTTTCCTGTAAACCGCTGGTTGATCGAACAAGGCAAAGGTCACGCACTCGTACACAGCCATCATGGATGCTGA
- a CDS encoding sigma-70 family RNA polymerase sigma factor → MKEIGRREQTTGERIVDDGLSRILEHEAAFRGFLKKRLSDETIAEDLFQQSLLRAVEHEHSVRSRESVVAWFYRILRNAVIDYYRSRSAEESRRHIYEKDSRVVDAQEVPSLGEIKGTICSCIDGVLSQLQPNYAEMIRRIDLRDEPIAAVAKNLHISPANATVRLHRARRAFRSSLETACGVCTKHGCLNCTCS, encoded by the coding sequence GTGAAAGAGATTGGACGACGAGAGCAGACAACCGGAGAGCGCATCGTGGATGATGGGCTCTCTCGCATTCTCGAACATGAGGCGGCCTTCCGAGGGTTCCTGAAGAAGAGACTCAGCGATGAGACGATTGCAGAGGATCTTTTCCAGCAAAGCCTACTTCGCGCCGTTGAGCATGAACATTCCGTAAGAAGCCGCGAAAGTGTCGTGGCCTGGTTCTATCGGATCCTCAGAAATGCCGTCATCGATTACTATCGCTCCAGATCGGCCGAAGAGTCTCGACGGCACATTTATGAAAAGGACTCCCGTGTCGTCGATGCGCAGGAAGTACCCTCACTCGGTGAAATCAAAGGAACGATCTGCTCTTGCATTGATGGGGTGTTGTCGCAACTCCAGCCGAATTATGCCGAGATGATTCGGCGAATAGATTTGCGCGATGAACCCATCGCCGCAGTGGCCAAGAATCTTCACATATCCCCTGCCAACGCGACAGTCCGCCTTCATCGTGCCCGGCGGGCGTTTCGCAGTAGCCTGGAAACTGCCTGCGGGGTCTGCACCAAGCATGGTTGCCTGAATTGCACCTGCTCTTAG
- a CDS encoding response regulator, with the protein MTSSTLSKIQLRVSDTAIELSFRWKITPSYCTVKLYRTLTDPDPLLIATPTGYGTIALQEPRTLYCEFIKNSGTFTLYTETWREPSLDEVMPKLDAAKTLLNRDEAGEKVLSQKHIAVLYIDGHKEDRWYYAERLQRVFPDYRILQAETLEGGRQILKREGIDCLVLELDLPDMSGFHMLTDCLPSEGSPARPVIVLTRVQNRDLWELAKTNGAYACLWKSNTSGDLLANYVERGLAQIALSHKERSGRLHSLESLQ; encoded by the coding sequence GTGACCTCATCAACGCTATCGAAGATACAACTTCGAGTTTCAGATACAGCCATTGAGCTATCGTTTCGCTGGAAGATCACACCTTCGTATTGCACGGTAAAACTGTATCGGACACTGACAGATCCAGACCCTCTCTTGATCGCCACGCCGACCGGATACGGCACCATCGCATTACAGGAGCCTCGGACCCTGTATTGCGAATTCATCAAAAACAGTGGAACGTTCACTCTTTATACGGAGACATGGCGGGAGCCTTCACTCGACGAAGTGATGCCGAAGTTGGATGCGGCCAAGACGCTGTTGAATCGCGATGAAGCCGGCGAAAAGGTCCTGTCACAAAAACACATAGCCGTTCTATATATTGACGGACACAAGGAAGACCGTTGGTACTATGCCGAGAGGTTGCAAAGGGTCTTCCCGGATTATCGTATTCTTCAGGCTGAAACCTTGGAAGGGGGACGTCAAATTCTGAAGCGCGAAGGCATTGATTGTCTTGTGCTTGAGCTCGACCTCCCGGACATGTCTGGATTTCACATGTTGACCGACTGCTTGCCGAGTGAAGGATCTCCTGCACGGCCAGTCATCGTGTTGACTCGGGTGCAGAATCGCGATCTGTGGGAGCTCGCGAAAACCAATGGGGCGTATGCCTGCTTGTGGAAATCCAATACGTCGGGGGACCTGCTAGCCAATTACGTTGAAAGGGGCCTCGCGCAAATTGCTCTCTCCCATAAGGAGCGCAGTGGACGTCTTCACTCACTCGAAAGTTTACAATAG
- a CDS encoding DUF4403 family protein, protein MQRPPARNVIDRSILIASFMVATGCGGTAIDIPKPTGALAPPPPVPPVADSVVHLNISLPIRELALAVNASVPAESGHEDAWQDGGELPDHTALQYKYRMLRGPFHYQVVENKFLTQFPDIQYRLALRMTLPEGLSVEGNCGYSSADPAKHIKLKGHSAFNWTDHWTVRSTTSFDQPEFPDTCRLSNLDTDATPILKQLVNQRLRTLAESVDAMVRERSESRQRAQIIWQRLQEPVALRDDFWLLLNPTDVLAAPIGSDGNQTVQTSLEMLLRPTIHQGQKPEAGVRPLPPLRLTKNNQNGFNLAVPITIDYPYINERLRLRLIGQEIQTSVGEPMKITSAQLYGSGSKLIIELGVTGAMNGKIYATGNPVYDSTLQELKFANFDYTVDTKNVLVESADFFAHDSLLTQIEPETHIKLAGRMNAFKKQLSDTLTRDLDERTRLEGTVTALEPKGIYPVKGGVEIQMVAKGELKAQMR, encoded by the coding sequence ATGCAACGCCCACCGGCTCGCAACGTCATCGATCGTTCAATCCTGATCGCGTCATTCATGGTGGCCACCGGGTGCGGCGGAACGGCGATCGATATTCCCAAGCCGACCGGAGCACTCGCCCCTCCCCCTCCGGTTCCGCCGGTTGCGGATTCGGTCGTGCATCTCAACATCAGCCTCCCGATTCGGGAACTGGCTCTCGCCGTCAATGCTTCGGTGCCGGCCGAGTCCGGGCACGAAGATGCATGGCAGGACGGCGGGGAGCTTCCTGACCACACTGCTCTTCAATACAAATACCGGATGCTTCGAGGCCCCTTTCACTATCAAGTGGTGGAAAACAAGTTTTTGACGCAGTTTCCGGATATTCAATATCGCCTGGCTCTTCGCATGACTCTCCCTGAAGGCCTCTCAGTCGAGGGAAACTGTGGGTACTCGTCCGCTGATCCTGCCAAGCACATCAAATTGAAAGGCCACTCGGCCTTCAACTGGACCGATCACTGGACGGTGCGATCGACCACGTCATTCGATCAGCCGGAATTTCCCGACACCTGCCGGCTCAGTAATCTGGACACGGATGCGACGCCGATCCTCAAGCAACTGGTCAACCAGCGCCTCCGGACGCTGGCCGAATCCGTGGACGCCATGGTCCGCGAACGCAGCGAATCCCGGCAACGCGCACAGATCATCTGGCAGCGGCTTCAAGAACCCGTTGCCTTGAGAGATGATTTCTGGCTCCTGCTCAATCCAACGGATGTGCTCGCGGCGCCGATCGGATCCGATGGAAACCAGACGGTTCAGACCTCTTTGGAAATGCTCCTAAGGCCCACGATTCATCAAGGACAGAAACCAGAGGCTGGAGTCCGTCCGCTGCCTCCACTCCGGCTCACGAAGAATAATCAGAACGGCTTCAACCTAGCCGTTCCGATCACGATCGACTATCCATACATCAATGAGCGGCTGCGGCTGCGGCTGATCGGGCAGGAAATTCAGACGTCCGTTGGAGAGCCCATGAAAATCACATCGGCGCAGCTCTACGGAAGCGGGTCCAAACTCATCATCGAGCTCGGCGTCACCGGCGCGATGAACGGCAAGATCTATGCGACTGGGAATCCCGTATACGATTCGACCTTACAGGAGCTCAAATTTGCAAATTTTGACTACACGGTGGACACAAAGAATGTCCTGGTCGAGTCTGCGGATTTTTTTGCCCATGACAGTCTGCTGACGCAAATTGAGCCCGAAACACACATCAAACTTGCAGGCCGGATGAATGCGTTCAAGAAACAGCTCTCCGATACTCTGACCCGTGATCTCGATGAAAGGACGCGGCTCGAAGGGACCGTCACCGCTCTCGAACCGAAAGGGATTTATCCCGTCAAAGGAGGCGTTGAAATACAGATGGTTGCCAAAGGAGAACTCAAGGCTCAGATGCGTTGA
- a CDS encoding lipid-binding SYLF domain-containing protein translates to MTSKRQLLLCLSLWVISTTGLVPSAAAAEDISDQQELVQRAQSTFERFLTEPGIAAWYVSESPNVKAVFIVPRLWRGAFLVGASGGGGVLLARDFVNGGWSPPAFYRMTSGSVGLQVGADASEVVLAIKTFSGLERFYGMGTVKLGLDGGLSLGPYGEDLSASLDVVSFGATKGAYIGLSLDGFAITANSGDNERYYGKPVKPEDILANKDVLNAGANGLRGALDRFIH, encoded by the coding sequence ATGACATCCAAACGACAACTTCTTCTCTGCCTATCATTGTGGGTGATCTCCACTACAGGCTTGGTCCCATCGGCCGCCGCCGCCGAAGACATATCAGACCAGCAGGAATTAGTACAGCGCGCCCAATCGACGTTCGAACGATTCCTCACCGAACCTGGTATTGCCGCCTGGTACGTCAGTGAGTCACCCAACGTCAAGGCGGTCTTCATCGTCCCACGGCTCTGGCGGGGCGCCTTTCTTGTCGGCGCATCGGGAGGTGGCGGTGTCCTTCTCGCAAGAGATTTTGTCAATGGCGGATGGTCGCCGCCCGCCTTCTATAGAATGACATCAGGCAGTGTCGGCCTACAGGTCGGCGCTGATGCCTCGGAAGTCGTCCTCGCCATCAAAACGTTCTCAGGTCTGGAACGCTTTTACGGCATGGGCACAGTCAAGCTTGGATTGGACGGAGGCCTGTCCCTCGGTCCCTACGGTGAAGATCTCAGCGCGAGCCTCGACGTGGTGTCCTTCGGAGCGACGAAGGGAGCATACATAGGGTTGTCTTTGGACGGATTCGCCATTACCGCCAATTCCGGTGACAACGAGCGCTACTATGGCAAGCCGGTCAAACCTGAAGACATTTTGGCCAACAAGGACGTGTTGAACGCGGGAGCCAACGGCCTCCGCGGGGCTCTTGATCGCTTCATCCATTAA
- a CDS encoding M48 family metalloprotease, with amino-acid sequence MMQPTSRFESHAVLRTFLGFLSAIVLMSGCSINPVSNMPEVTLVTVAQEKKIGAEEAKNVEREMGLLDDQALTAYLDQVGQRLAKESPRQDVTYEFHVADMVEPNAFALPGGYVYVTRGLLSLVNTEDELAGVVGHEIGHVAARHSVQKISRQGPFTLITNLVSGVTGLFVPLVGNIVGGIGNLAQSLVFSPYSRSQESQADEVGQEMAAKAGWNPAGLSSFLNTLSREESLMNDGPRRPSFFDSHPATPDRVEKTTKHAKELKQASRPPITPSRDAFISRFDGLVVGQRAANGQIIGQTYRHPDLNLFIEFPEKWHVDNSPIQVAAAPKDGDMAIVLQAVGEGMDPMEGARVLEKASKSSVVAKTKPTTVHGLPAARTQLSDSGMVAEITWIAHEGMIYQMVGIAKARMFETVQPVIHATVQSFRALTTDERAAIREKRLRLVQARAGERLSDLAARTHSSWNVKQMAVANELAEGDVLTEGRLIKIAAEEPYEGKNAVLRFREK; translated from the coding sequence ATGATGCAACCGACTTCCCGATTTGAATCGCATGCCGTCCTCCGGACGTTTCTCGGGTTCCTCTCCGCCATCGTGTTGATGAGCGGATGCTCCATCAATCCGGTCAGCAATATGCCCGAGGTAACCCTGGTCACCGTCGCCCAGGAGAAGAAGATCGGCGCGGAAGAAGCCAAGAATGTCGAGCGTGAAATGGGGCTGCTCGATGACCAGGCTCTGACGGCGTATCTGGACCAGGTCGGCCAGCGCTTGGCAAAGGAATCGCCGAGGCAGGATGTCACGTACGAATTTCATGTAGCGGACATGGTTGAACCCAACGCGTTTGCCCTGCCGGGCGGCTATGTCTATGTCACCCGAGGTCTCCTTTCTTTGGTCAATACGGAAGATGAATTGGCCGGCGTCGTCGGTCACGAAATCGGACACGTGGCGGCACGACACTCGGTTCAGAAGATCTCCAGACAGGGGCCGTTTACGTTGATCACCAATCTCGTCTCCGGTGTCACGGGTCTGTTTGTGCCATTGGTCGGCAACATCGTCGGCGGCATCGGCAATCTGGCCCAGAGCCTCGTCTTTTCTCCGTACAGCCGTTCGCAGGAAAGCCAAGCCGACGAAGTGGGACAAGAGATGGCCGCGAAGGCAGGATGGAATCCGGCAGGCTTGTCCTCCTTTCTCAACACGCTCAGTCGGGAAGAGTCGTTGATGAACGATGGTCCGCGCCGGCCGAGCTTCTTCGATTCTCATCCGGCGACGCCCGATCGCGTTGAAAAGACGACGAAACACGCGAAGGAACTCAAACAGGCCAGCCGGCCGCCGATTACTCCCTCACGCGACGCGTTCATCAGTCGGTTTGACGGACTCGTCGTCGGACAACGGGCCGCCAATGGACAGATCATCGGACAGACCTATCGGCATCCGGATCTGAATCTCTTCATCGAATTTCCGGAGAAGTGGCATGTCGATAACAGTCCTATCCAGGTTGCCGCTGCTCCCAAGGACGGAGACATGGCGATCGTGTTACAGGCCGTCGGAGAGGGGATGGACCCGATGGAGGGCGCGAGAGTGCTGGAGAAAGCCAGTAAGTCATCCGTGGTGGCCAAGACAAAGCCGACGACTGTCCATGGCCTGCCTGCGGCTCGCACCCAGCTTTCGGATTCGGGGATGGTGGCGGAAATCACCTGGATTGCCCACGAAGGGATGATTTATCAAATGGTGGGCATCGCGAAAGCCCGTATGTTTGAAACCGTGCAACCGGTCATCCATGCCACGGTCCAAAGCTTCCGTGCTCTGACAACAGACGAGCGGGCCGCCATCCGGGAAAAACGTCTGCGACTGGTCCAGGCGCGGGCGGGGGAACGGCTGAGCGATCTTGCGGCGCGCACCCATTCAAGTTGGAATGTGAAACAGATGGCGGTTGCCAATGAACTGGCTGAGGGCGATGTTCTCACCGAAGGGCGTTTGATCAAGATTGCGGCCGAAGAGCCGTACGAGGGCAAGAACGCTGTGCTCAGGTTTCGTGAGAAATAA
- a CDS encoding response regulator transcription factor → MIQHDEKKRREEASVRVLLADDNPAMLEEAARILTPEFHVVGTVSNGEDLLQAVRELQPHVLILDISMPRLNGLDAARLLNTSGSSARIVFLTVHEDREFVEESLTAGALGYVVKPRLTPDLPIAIKEALLGRTFISPTLSFALRRD, encoded by the coding sequence ATGATTCAGCACGACGAGAAGAAGCGACGGGAAGAGGCATCGGTACGCGTCCTGCTTGCCGATGACAACCCGGCGATGCTGGAAGAAGCGGCACGCATTCTCACACCGGAGTTTCACGTGGTCGGCACGGTGAGCAATGGCGAAGACCTGCTGCAAGCCGTGCGGGAACTGCAGCCGCACGTGCTCATTCTCGACATCTCCATGCCGCGCTTGAACGGGCTCGATGCTGCTCGTCTGCTGAACACGAGCGGATCATCCGCGAGAATCGTGTTCCTGACGGTGCACGAGGATCGAGAATTCGTCGAGGAGTCCCTGACGGCAGGCGCTCTGGGCTACGTGGTGAAACCCCGTCTCACGCCGGACCTCCCGATCGCGATCAAAGAAGCTCTCCTGGGAAGGACGTTCATCTCGCCGACGCTGTCCTTCGCGCTTCGCCGCGATTGA
- a CDS encoding response regulator transcription factor has translation MPRPRVLLADDHRLLVEACTKLLQPDCDVVGTVCDGRSLLPRARELRPDVIVLDIGMPLLNGLDAARQLKRAMPDVKLIFLTMNEDPDLSTEAFRIGASGFLLKSAASSELSEAIHAAVQGRVYVSTQATDGMVQSFIQNGNRPVPAQLTFRQREVLQLLAEGYSMKQAGEILRVTPRTVAFHKYRIMEQFHVRSNAELIQFAIRQGLTLGNHGRR, from the coding sequence GTGCCGCGACCGCGTGTCTTGCTGGCGGATGATCATCGGCTTCTCGTCGAAGCCTGTACCAAATTGCTTCAACCCGATTGCGACGTCGTCGGCACCGTATGTGATGGACGATCCCTGCTGCCCAGGGCCCGTGAACTGCGCCCGGATGTCATCGTGCTCGATATCGGCATGCCGCTGCTCAACGGCCTCGACGCCGCGCGACAGCTCAAACGCGCGATGCCGGACGTCAAACTCATTTTCCTGACGATGAACGAGGATCCCGATCTGTCCACCGAAGCGTTCCGTATCGGAGCGTCAGGATTTTTGCTCAAGAGCGCGGCCAGTTCGGAGTTATCCGAGGCCATTCACGCCGCCGTACAAGGACGCGTGTACGTCAGCACGCAGGCCACCGACGGGATGGTGCAGTCGTTCATCCAGAACGGGAACCGCCCCGTGCCCGCTCAGTTGACCTTCCGCCAGCGGGAGGTCCTGCAGCTCCTCGCGGAGGGCTATTCGATGAAGCAAGCAGGAGAGATCCTGCGCGTGACACCTCGAACGGTCGCGTTCCACAAGTATCGGATCATGGAACAGTTTCACGTTCGCAGCAACGCCGAACTGATCCAATTCGCCATCCGGCAGGGCCTTACGTTGGGCAACCACGGCCGGCGCTGA